One region of Vigna angularis cultivar LongXiaoDou No.4 chromosome 10, ASM1680809v1, whole genome shotgun sequence genomic DNA includes:
- the LOC108335912 gene encoding 65-kDa microtubule-associated protein 6: MLAIGVHGTSIRTSTTCTALLRELEQIWNDIGESEVDKDRMLMELERECLEVYRRKVDEAANTKARFHQTVAAKEAELATLMASLGEHDIHSPIKIEKRSSSLKEKLASITPLVEELKKKKDERLKQFDDVKTQIEKISGEIFGFHSVSNSLSITTVEDEQDLSHRRLNEYQTHLRTLQKEKSDRLQKVLQCVNEVHSLCSVLGLDFGQTVGDVHPSLHGTQVEQSTNISNSTLEGLEQTILKLKIERKTRIQKLKDVVAKLFELWNLMDSSKEERNCFRVITSIVGTSETEIIDRGVLSTEMIEKASAEVDRLTKLKASRMKELVFKKRSELEEICRLTHIEPDTSTSAEKAGALIDSGLVDPSELLANIEAQIIKVKDEALSRKEVTDRIDKWLSACEEENWLDEYNQDDNRYSAGRGAHINLKRAERARITVAKIPAMVDNLINKTLSWEDEKKTHFLYDGVRLVSILDDYKLARQQKEEEKRRHRDHKKMQDLLLNQKEAIYGSKPSPRKNNSFRKTNSYRANGNGSMPPTPRRNSLSGGTTSELLTPRSYSGRQNGYFKEMRRLSTAPLNFVAISKEDTISYASLCGSEPDSPPQV, encoded by the exons ATGCTGGCCATTGGGGTACATGGCACCAGTATCCGCACAAGTACTACTTGCACTGCTTTGCTCAGAGAACTTGAG CAAATATGGAACGACATTGGGGAGAGCGAGGTGGACAAAGATCGAATGTTGATGGAACTGGAGAGGGAATGCCTAGAAGTATACAGGAGGAAGGTTGATGAGGCCGCAAACACAAAAGCACGTTTTCATCAAACAGTTGCTGCCAAGGAAGCAGAGCTTGCGACACTAATGGCTTCACTTGGTGAACATGACATTCATTCACCG ATTAAGATAGAGAAGAGATCCTCTTCCCTGAAGGAGAAACTTGCATCCATCACACCTTTGGTTGAAGaactgaagaagaaaaaagatgaaAGGTTGAAGCAGTTTGACGATGTAAAGACTCAAATAGAGAAGATAAGTGGGGAGATTTTTGGATTCCATTCTGTCAGTAATTCTTTAAGCATCACAACAGTTGAGGATGAACAGGACTTGTCACATAGAAGACTTAACGAATATCAAACACATCTCCGAACTCttcaaaaggaaaag TCTGACCGTCTTCAAAAGGTCTTGCAATGCGTGAATGAGGTCCATTCTCTTTGTAGTGTGCTTGGGTTGGATTTTGGCCAAACTGTGGGTGATGTGCATCCAAGTTTGCACGGGACTCAGGTGGAACAATCTACTAATATTAGCAATAGCACATTGGAAGGCCTAGAGCAGACCATTCTAAAGTTAAAAATAGAAAGGAAAACTAGAATTCAGAAG CTGAAGGATGTTGTAGCTAAACTGTTTGAACTTTGGAATTTGATGGATTCATCAAAAGAAGAGAGAAACTGTTTTAGGGTGATTACTTCTATTGTTGGAACGTCAGAAACAGAAATCATTGATCGAGGTGTTCTTTCAACAGAGATGATTGAGAAG GCTTCAGCGGAAGTGGACAGGCTTACGAAACTAAAAGCTAGCAGAATGAAAGAACTTGTTTTTAAGAAGAGGTCAGAGTTAGAGGAAATATGTAGATTGACTCATATTGAACCAGATACAAGTACTTCTGCCGAGAAAGCTGGTGCATTGATAGATTCTG GCTTGGTGGATCCTTCTGAGCTATTAGCCAACATTGAAGCTCAGATAATTAAGGTAAAAGATGAAGCTTTGAGCAGAAAAGAAGTAACAGATAGGATTGACAAGTGGCTTTCTGCATGTGAAGAGGAGAATTGGCTTGATGAATATAATCAA GATGACAATCGGTACAGTGCTGGGCGAGGTGCACACATTAATCTTAAACGTGCAGAACGTGCTAGAATAACTGTAGCCAAAATTCCAG CTATGGTTGACAATCTCATTAACAAAACACTATCATGGGAAGATGAAAAGAAGACTCATTTTCTATATGATGGG GTACGGTTGGTTTCAATATTGGACGATTATAAACTGGCCAGACAGcagaaagaggaagagaagagacGACACAGG GACCATAAGAAGATGCAAGATCTACTTCTAAATCAAAAGGAAGCCATTTATGGTTCTAAACCTAGTCCAAGAAAAAATAACAGCTTTAGAAAGACAAATAGTTACCGTGCAAATGGCAATGGATCTATGCCTCCCACGCCTCGCCGGAACTCCCTAAGTGGTGGAACAACATCAGAACTACTGACACCGCGGTCCTACTCTGGCCGTCAGAATGGATATTTTAAGGAAATGAGAAGATTGTCTACTGCTCCTCTGAACTTTGTGGCTATATCCAAGGAAGATACAATTTCGTATGCTTCCCTTTGTGGTTCAGAGCCTGACTCCCCTCCCCAagtttaa